The Pyruvatibacter sp. HU-CL02332 genome includes a window with the following:
- a CDS encoding DUF1467 family protein: protein MSLAGGIAIFGLIWFLVLFAVLPFGVRTSAEAGDTLVEGAAESAPAKPQLLRKVLITTGISLAIWSVAFAVLEYRLIALDDVPFLPRFEEPK, encoded by the coding sequence ATGTCTTTGGCAGGCGGTATCGCCATTTTTGGGCTGATCTGGTTTTTGGTGCTTTTTGCAGTGCTTCCATTCGGCGTGCGCACAAGTGCCGAAGCAGGTGACACGCTTGTCGAAGGTGCCGCAGAGAGTGCGCCAGCCAAGCCGCAGCTCTTGCGCAAAGTTCTCATAACGACCGGAATCTCGTTAGCCATCTGGTCGGTTGCATTTGCCGTACTGGAGTACAGGCTGATTGCCTTGGACGATGTGCCGTTCCTGCCCCGCTTCGAGGAACCGAAGTAG
- a CDS encoding ribonuclease J, whose amino-acid sequence MAKSKRTAGINDELVFLPLGGTGEIGMNFNLYGYGPAKDRKWLAIDLGITFPDATEPGIDVITPDPMFIEGERENLLGLVLTHAHEDHIGAVPHLWERLKCPLYATPFTAAMLRGKLAEHGLLNEVPLHEIPLGGDLTLGPFEMQFVTLTHSIPEPNAIAIRTPLGNVMHTGDWKIDDNPLIGDTTDIATLKAFGDEGVRAIVCDSTNVLSPGRSGSEADVRKNLTALIGTLSGRVAVTTFASNLARLATIMEAAAANDRSTVLVGRSMHKITAAARETGYLKGIPLPVAEDDAGYLPPDNVLYLCTGSQGEARAALSRIADDSHRHISLSEGDTVIFSSKIIPGNELPIFELHNRLSERGIDVLTEKDHDVHVSGHPCRDELTMMYQWIRPELSIPVHGEPRHLLAHAELAEELQVPEQLVLRNGLMARIAPGPAEVIDDVPAGRLHLDGRVLVRAGEAPLRERRQMSFAGNVVISLVVDDDGQLLADADVAATGIPDLEDDLSIEDTCAEAAEDAVNRMRKSARRDDDAVAEAARRAVRGRLRFLWDKKPPVRVLVTRV is encoded by the coding sequence ATGGCAAAATCCAAAAGGACCGCCGGTATCAATGACGAACTCGTGTTTCTGCCTCTAGGCGGGACCGGCGAGATCGGCATGAACTTCAATCTGTATGGGTACGGGCCTGCAAAAGACCGTAAGTGGCTGGCCATCGATCTGGGGATTACGTTTCCTGATGCTACGGAGCCAGGTATAGACGTCATCACACCAGACCCGATGTTCATAGAAGGCGAACGGGAGAACCTGCTGGGTCTGGTTCTCACTCATGCCCATGAAGACCATATCGGTGCAGTCCCGCATCTTTGGGAACGGCTGAAGTGCCCCCTGTACGCAACGCCATTTACCGCCGCCATGCTGCGCGGAAAGTTGGCCGAGCATGGACTGCTCAATGAGGTGCCGCTTCACGAGATTCCCCTCGGAGGTGACCTGACACTCGGTCCCTTTGAGATGCAGTTTGTGACACTGACCCATTCCATTCCAGAGCCCAACGCAATCGCCATCCGAACGCCGCTCGGCAACGTCATGCACACAGGTGACTGGAAGATCGACGACAACCCGCTGATTGGTGATACCACTGATATTGCGACGCTCAAGGCATTTGGCGATGAGGGTGTTCGCGCAATCGTGTGTGACAGTACGAATGTCCTGTCTCCGGGGCGTTCTGGCTCTGAAGCTGACGTACGCAAGAACCTGACCGCTCTGATCGGAACGCTGAGTGGCCGTGTGGCTGTGACGACTTTCGCATCAAACCTTGCGCGTCTTGCAACTATCATGGAGGCCGCTGCTGCAAATGATCGCAGCACGGTTCTGGTTGGCCGAAGCATGCACAAAATCACTGCTGCAGCTCGGGAAACAGGATACCTGAAGGGAATACCGCTCCCGGTTGCTGAAGATGACGCCGGTTACCTGCCTCCTGACAACGTTCTGTACCTATGCACCGGCAGCCAGGGCGAGGCGCGCGCTGCTCTATCGCGCATTGCCGATGATAGTCATCGTCATATCTCTTTGAGTGAAGGCGACACGGTGATTTTCTCTTCGAAAATCATTCCCGGCAATGAGTTGCCAATTTTCGAATTGCACAACCGCTTGTCAGAGCGAGGCATAGATGTGCTGACAGAAAAAGATCATGACGTGCATGTCTCCGGACATCCCTGCCGTGATGAACTGACCATGATGTATCAGTGGATACGGCCTGAACTTTCCATACCTGTGCATGGGGAGCCTCGTCATTTGCTGGCGCACGCGGAGCTCGCAGAAGAACTTCAGGTGCCCGAGCAACTGGTTCTTCGTAATGGTCTCATGGCCCGCATAGCGCCAGGCCCCGCAGAGGTCATTGATGATGTGCCGGCAGGTCGGCTGCATCTTGATGGCCGCGTACTGGTGCGCGCTGGAGAGGCGCCCCTACGCGAGCGTCGTCAGATGTCGTTCGCTGGCAATGTCGTTATATCACTTGTGGTGGATGATGATGGTCAGTTGCTTGCAGATGCTGATGTTGCCGCAACCGGTATTCCAGACCTTGAAGATGATCTGAGTATCGAAGACACATGTGCGGAGGCGGCTGAAGACGCGGTCAATCGCATGCGAAAGTCTGCCAGGCGAGATGACGATGCTGTGGCTGAAGCGGCCCGGCGTGCGGTACGCGGGCGCCTCCGTTTTTTGTGGGACAAGAAGCCCCCGGTGCGCGTTCTAGTAACGCGGGTCTAG
- a CDS encoding type III pantothenate kinase, whose product MLLTIDTGNTNTVFGIHDGKEWRAQWRTSTATGRTADEYIVWLSELMRMQQLEISDVTGCIISTVVPQSLFNLRNLSRRYLNIEPKVIGENVELGVAVDMDNPREVGADRLVNAVGAFVSHGGPLLIVDSGTATTFDVVDEKGAFQGGIISPGINLSMQALHDAAAKLPRVAIERPEQTIGRNTVEAMQSGVFWGYICLIEGLIDRVKAEFGKPMKVVATGGVASLFDGATDKIDVFDPDVTSVGLLEIYGRNS is encoded by the coding sequence ATGCTGCTGACAATTGATACCGGCAATACCAACACGGTCTTTGGCATCCATGATGGCAAGGAATGGCGCGCTCAATGGCGGACATCCACAGCGACTGGTCGCACTGCCGACGAGTACATTGTGTGGCTGTCTGAGTTGATGCGCATGCAGCAATTGGAAATAAGCGATGTCACGGGCTGCATCATTTCAACCGTTGTACCGCAATCGCTTTTCAACCTGCGCAACCTGAGCCGTCGGTATCTGAATATCGAGCCGAAAGTCATCGGCGAAAACGTGGAGCTTGGGGTCGCGGTTGATATGGATAATCCCCGCGAGGTCGGGGCTGATCGGTTGGTCAACGCTGTGGGTGCGTTCGTATCCCACGGTGGCCCACTTCTGATAGTAGACAGCGGCACAGCGACCACATTTGATGTTGTTGATGAGAAGGGCGCCTTTCAAGGTGGCATCATTTCACCCGGCATCAACCTATCAATGCAGGCATTGCATGATGCGGCCGCCAAACTGCCCCGAGTTGCTATTGAGCGTCCAGAGCAGACCATTGGGCGCAATACGGTTGAGGCCATGCAGTCCGGTGTGTTCTGGGGCTACATCTGTTTGATCGAAGGACTGATTGATCGCGTGAAGGCTGAATTTGGAAAGCCGATGAAGGTTGTGGCCACTGGGGGGGTCGCCTCTCTCTTTGATGGGGCTACCGACAAGATCGATGTGTTTGACCCGGACGTCACGAGCGTTGGCCTGCTTGAGATTTATGGCCGCAACTCCTGA
- a CDS encoding biotin--[acetyl-CoA-carboxylase] ligase: MSTHTSRPDGWPTGLGLHHHAQIDSTNEEARRLASSGARGPAWICADTQSAGRGRRGRAWMSEPGNLFCTHLYAPECPLPRAAELSFVTALSVHDAVEGLGIQGLALKWPNDLLINDAKVSGILIESAPGPSGHPSADPLVAIGVGINITAAPDDTPYPATCLIGHGVEITPLDLLAKLAAAFQNRAAQWNKGAGFDSIRNDWLARARGVGGPITIRLHDEVIEGEFVSLDTDGALEIRAGDTLRKISAGDVFFPDTTSRNSA, from the coding sequence CTGAGCACGCACACATCACGACCAGATGGATGGCCAACCGGTTTAGGCCTGCATCATCACGCTCAAATTGACTCAACGAACGAAGAAGCCCGCCGGCTTGCCAGCAGTGGCGCACGTGGTCCCGCGTGGATATGTGCGGATACACAGTCCGCTGGACGTGGACGCCGGGGTAGGGCCTGGATGTCGGAGCCCGGAAACCTTTTCTGCACCCACCTCTATGCCCCCGAATGCCCATTGCCACGGGCAGCTGAACTGTCATTCGTTACAGCCCTGTCAGTGCATGATGCGGTTGAAGGTTTGGGTATTCAGGGCCTCGCCCTCAAATGGCCAAATGACCTTCTGATCAATGATGCAAAAGTAAGCGGGATACTGATTGAATCAGCGCCCGGACCGAGCGGCCATCCAAGTGCAGACCCTCTCGTTGCGATAGGGGTTGGCATAAACATAACCGCAGCACCGGATGACACGCCCTATCCTGCAACTTGCCTGATAGGGCATGGCGTAGAGATCACGCCGCTGGACCTGCTTGCCAAGCTTGCAGCGGCGTTTCAGAACCGTGCAGCCCAGTGGAACAAGGGCGCCGGCTTTGACTCTATTCGCAATGATTGGCTCGCGCGTGCACGCGGCGTTGGCGGACCAATCACCATCCGCCTTCATGATGAAGTGATTGAAGGCGAGTTTGTATCTCTTGATACCGATGGTGCACTAGAGATACGAGCTGGTGATACACTACGCAAAATTTCGGCGGGCGATGTGTTCTTTCCCGACACCACATCCCGCAATTCAGCCTGA
- the nuoN gene encoding NADH-quinone oxidoreductase subunit NuoN, giving the protein MEAASVMPDLAPALPEIILAIGAMALLMFGVFRKDDDAGPVAMGAIALLIITGAAIVMAPSETATTFGFSFIADPFARFVKILILVGAGATLLMGISSMRADNLNRFEYPVLLVLATLGMFMMVSANGLIALYIGIELQSLALYVVAAFKRDSLRSSEAGLKYFVLGALSSGMLLYGASLIYGFAGTVSYVGLGTALSDGASMGVVVGLVFFMAGMAFKISAVPFHMWTPDVYEGAPTPATAFLAAAPKVAAVAMLVRALIEAFPGLMAEWQQIIFFMAVASTLLGAFAAIGQNNIKRLMAYSSIGHVGFILIGLSAGTQEGVTGVLVYLAAYVAMTIGTFACILTMRRPEGAVESIDDLAGLSRHQPILAAVLAILMFSLAGIPPFIGFFAKYFVFLAAIEAGLYVLAIIGVLASVVGAYYYLRVIKVMYFDEPAVPFEKPIPGDIRFVLTIAAAFVTLFFIYPSPLLDSAAAAAGSLF; this is encoded by the coding sequence ATGGAAGCCGCTTCTGTCATGCCTGATCTTGCACCGGCCCTGCCGGAAATCATTCTCGCCATTGGCGCCATGGCGTTGTTGATGTTTGGCGTGTTCCGCAAAGACGATGATGCCGGTCCCGTCGCCATGGGGGCGATCGCGCTGCTTATCATCACGGGCGCTGCGATTGTGATGGCGCCGAGCGAAACAGCCACCACCTTTGGCTTTAGCTTCATCGCAGATCCATTTGCGCGGTTTGTGAAGATCCTCATTCTCGTCGGCGCTGGCGCGACGCTGTTGATGGGCATCTCGTCCATGCGGGCCGACAATCTCAACCGTTTCGAGTACCCGGTGCTTCTGGTTCTGGCGACACTTGGCATGTTCATGATGGTCTCGGCCAACGGATTGATCGCTCTTTACATCGGCATCGAACTGCAGAGCCTGGCGCTCTACGTGGTGGCGGCGTTCAAGCGCGACAGCCTGAGGTCATCAGAGGCCGGGTTGAAGTACTTTGTCCTGGGCGCATTGTCTTCCGGCATGCTCCTGTATGGCGCTTCTTTGATTTATGGCTTCGCCGGAACAGTCTCCTACGTCGGTCTTGGCACTGCGCTATCAGACGGCGCATCAATGGGTGTAGTCGTTGGGCTGGTCTTCTTTATGGCCGGCATGGCATTCAAGATTTCCGCCGTTCCATTCCATATGTGGACACCGGACGTGTATGAAGGCGCACCGACACCTGCAACGGCATTCCTAGCGGCAGCACCCAAGGTTGCTGCTGTCGCAATGCTGGTTCGCGCGCTGATCGAAGCCTTCCCCGGTCTGATGGCAGAGTGGCAACAGATCATTTTCTTCATGGCGGTTGCGTCAACGCTTCTAGGTGCCTTCGCTGCAATCGGTCAGAACAATATCAAACGACTGATGGCCTATTCCTCGATTGGTCATGTGGGTTTCATTCTGATTGGCCTATCTGCAGGCACTCAGGAGGGCGTTACGGGTGTTCTGGTTTATCTGGCTGCCTATGTTGCGATGACAATCGGCACGTTTGCCTGCATTCTCACCATGCGTCGCCCTGAAGGTGCCGTAGAGAGCATTGACGATCTGGCTGGTTTGTCCCGTCACCAGCCTATCCTGGCGGCGGTACTGGCGATCTTGATGTTCTCGCTTGCAGGCATTCCGCCCTTCATCGGTTTCTTCGCAAAGTACTTCGTGTTCCTCGCGGCGATCGAGGCAGGTCTTTATGTCCTGGCGATCATTGGTGTCCTCGCAAGCGTCGTCGGGGCTTACTATTATCTGCGCGTCATCAAGGTCATGTACTTCGATGAACCGGCAGTCCCATTTGAGAAGCCGATACCAGGCGACATTCGTTTTGTGCTCACCATCGCCGCAGCTTTTGTGACGCTCTTCTTCATATACCCGTCGCCGCTACTCGATAGCGCGGCAGCGGCTGCAGGCTCGCTGTTCTGA
- a CDS encoding NADH-quinone oxidoreductase subunit M, with translation MSDWPILSLVTFLPLLGALFIMFIPNGEEDVAARNARFVALWTTLITFAISLILWIDFDYTTADFQFVEKHAWLGGIASYHMGVDGISVLFIVLTTLLMPACILASWTSIKKRVKEYMIAFLVLETLMIGVFSALDLVLFYLFFEAALIPMFLIIGVWGGANRVYASYKFFLYTLLGSVLMLLAMMAMYWTAGTTDIPTLLNHEFAADIQTWLWLAFFASFAVKMPMWPVHTWLPDAHVEAPTAGSVILAGILLKMGGYGFLRFSLPMFPIASDLFAPMVFGLSIVAIIYTSLVALAQTDIKKLIAYSSVAHMGFVTMGIFAINMQGVQGGIFQMISHGFISGALFLCVGVIYDRMHTRDISAYGGLVHRMPVYAAIFMLFTMANVALPGTSGFVGEFLTIVGVFAVNSWVAILATTGVILSAAYALFLYWRVIFGELEKDSLKNILDLNRRELITLVPLVLLVIFFGVYPSPILDVTAVSVENLLTNANAAIEAHNATGAASSVAGLQ, from the coding sequence ATGTCTGACTGGCCAATCCTGTCTCTTGTCACTTTTCTGCCGTTGCTGGGCGCGCTGTTCATCATGTTCATCCCCAACGGGGAAGAGGATGTAGCTGCTCGCAATGCAAGGTTTGTGGCGCTGTGGACAACGCTCATCACGTTCGCCATTTCGCTTATCCTTTGGATCGATTTCGACTACACAACAGCTGATTTCCAGTTTGTTGAGAAGCACGCATGGCTGGGCGGTATTGCGTCCTATCACATGGGTGTTGATGGCATTTCGGTGCTGTTTATCGTCCTGACCACGCTGCTGATGCCTGCCTGTATCCTTGCAAGCTGGACCAGCATCAAGAAACGCGTGAAGGAATACATGATTGCGTTTCTTGTTTTGGAAACGCTGATGATCGGCGTGTTCAGTGCGCTGGATCTCGTACTTTTCTATCTGTTCTTTGAAGCAGCGCTCATTCCGATGTTCCTGATCATCGGTGTGTGGGGCGGTGCCAACCGCGTCTACGCGAGTTACAAATTCTTCCTCTACACTCTCCTTGGCTCAGTACTCATGTTGCTGGCCATGATGGCGATGTACTGGACAGCTGGAACCACGGACATTCCAACCCTGCTGAATCATGAGTTCGCAGCGGACATCCAGACATGGCTGTGGCTCGCATTCTTTGCCAGCTTTGCAGTTAAAATGCCCATGTGGCCGGTCCACACCTGGCTCCCCGACGCGCACGTTGAGGCGCCAACAGCTGGGTCCGTTATCCTTGCGGGTATTCTGCTCAAGATGGGTGGATATGGGTTCCTGCGTTTCTCGCTGCCCATGTTCCCGATCGCATCGGACCTGTTTGCGCCAATGGTGTTTGGTCTTTCGATTGTTGCGATCATCTACACATCGCTGGTGGCACTGGCGCAGACCGATATCAAGAAGCTCATAGCTTATTCATCGGTGGCCCATATGGGCTTTGTGACGATGGGTATCTTTGCCATCAACATGCAGGGCGTGCAGGGTGGCATCTTCCAGATGATCAGCCATGGGTTTATTTCCGGCGCATTGTTCCTGTGTGTCGGCGTTATTTACGACCGCATGCATACGCGCGACATCTCAGCCTATGGCGGGTTGGTTCACCGCATGCCCGTCTACGCAGCCATCTTCATGCTGTTCACGATGGCAAATGTTGCCTTGCCCGGCACGAGTGGCTTCGTCGGAGAATTCCTGACAATTGTCGGTGTCTTCGCGGTCAATAGTTGGGTAGCCATTCTTGCGACAACAGGTGTCATTCTGTCCGCCGCTTACGCGCTGTTCTTGTATTGGCGCGTGATTTTCGGCGAGCTCGAAAAAGACAGCCTGAAGAATATTCTTGATCTCAATCGCCGTGAGTTGATCACCCTGGTGCCACTGGTACTGCTGGTGATCTTCTTCGGCGTATATCCGTCTCCCATTCTCGATGTCACCGCTGTGTCCGTGGAAAATCTGCTGACGAATGCGAATGCTGCCATTGAGGCCCACAACGCAACCGGTGCGGCATCGTCCGTCGCCGGTCTGCAGTAG
- the nuoL gene encoding NADH-quinone oxidoreductase subunit L, with protein sequence MYSAILFLPLIGALVAGLFGRVIGHRGAEIVTTALLLLTALLSWIAFFDVAIGGHTDQVHVLRWIDSGALEVDWMIRVDFLTAVMLVVVTSVSSLVHVYSIGYMSHDPHRARFFAYLSLFTFAMLMLVTANNFVQLFFGWEGVGLASYLLIGFWYKKPSANAAAMKAFVVNRVGDFGLILGLAGIFMVFGSLDFDTVFELVPTVAGQTFHFAGMQLDIMTTICLLLFMGAMGKSAQFLLHTWLPDAMEGPTPVSALIHAATMVTAGVFLVARTSPMFEFAPDALWVVTLVGATTAFFAATVGLVQNDIKRVIAYSTCSQLGYMFVALGLGAYQIAIFHLFTHAFFKALLFLGSGSVIHAMSDEQDMRKMGGLYKMIPGTWIMMIIGTLGLTGFPYLAGYFSKDAIIEAAYMANTELAGYAFAMTVIAALMTSFYSWRLIFMTFHGESRASNDVISHVHESPWVMLIPLIVLSIGTVLAGFPFTEFFIGHHQDEFWNGVVLNQTDIMETFHNAPAWVVWSPFVMMSLGFATAWLFYIARPDIPKNLAREQQPLYQFLLNKWYFDELYNLIFVRPAMWLGNFLWKRGDGFVIDGFGPNGIAARVMDITRNVVKLQTGYVYHYAFAMLNGVAAFITYYSLMGAN encoded by the coding sequence ATGTATTCAGCCATTCTCTTTCTGCCCCTGATCGGTGCCCTTGTCGCCGGCCTTTTTGGCCGGGTGATCGGCCACCGTGGTGCTGAAATCGTGACCACGGCGCTGTTGCTCCTGACTGCGCTTCTGTCATGGATTGCTTTCTTTGACGTTGCCATCGGTGGTCACACTGACCAGGTGCACGTATTACGCTGGATTGATTCCGGCGCACTTGAAGTCGACTGGATGATCCGGGTCGATTTTCTCACTGCCGTCATGCTTGTTGTTGTGACGTCTGTCTCTTCGCTGGTGCATGTGTATTCGATTGGCTACATGAGCCATGACCCGCACCGGGCGCGGTTCTTTGCCTATCTGTCACTCTTTACCTTCGCCATGTTGATGCTGGTGACGGCCAACAATTTCGTACAGCTGTTCTTTGGCTGGGAAGGCGTGGGCCTCGCGTCATACCTGCTCATTGGATTCTGGTACAAAAAGCCGTCCGCCAATGCTGCCGCCATGAAGGCGTTTGTCGTCAACCGAGTGGGTGACTTTGGCCTGATCCTTGGACTGGCCGGCATCTTCATGGTCTTCGGATCGCTCGACTTCGACACAGTGTTTGAGTTGGTGCCGACAGTCGCCGGCCAGACTTTCCATTTCGCCGGTATGCAGCTGGACATCATGACGACCATCTGCCTGCTGTTGTTCATGGGCGCCATGGGTAAGTCAGCGCAATTCCTGTTGCACACCTGGCTGCCGGATGCGATGGAAGGGCCGACGCCAGTTTCTGCTCTCATTCATGCAGCTACCATGGTGACAGCAGGTGTTTTCCTGGTGGCACGTACATCTCCGATGTTCGAGTTTGCCCCGGATGCGCTTTGGGTTGTGACACTTGTTGGCGCGACCACTGCGTTCTTTGCGGCGACCGTTGGTCTTGTTCAAAATGACATCAAGCGTGTGATCGCATACTCAACCTGCTCACAGCTTGGCTACATGTTCGTTGCGCTTGGGCTAGGTGCCTACCAGATCGCCATCTTCCATCTGTTCACCCATGCGTTCTTCAAGGCACTTCTGTTCCTTGGGTCGGGTTCCGTCATTCACGCCATGTCTGACGAACAGGACATGCGAAAAATGGGTGGCCTCTACAAAATGATCCCGGGTACTTGGATCATGATGATTATCGGCACACTGGGGCTGACCGGGTTCCCGTATCTGGCTGGGTACTTCTCCAAGGACGCGATCATTGAAGCAGCCTACATGGCAAACACCGAATTGGCGGGGTACGCATTTGCCATGACGGTCATTGCTGCTCTCATGACCAGCTTCTACTCATGGCGCCTGATCTTCATGACATTCCATGGGGAAAGCCGAGCGTCGAATGATGTCATCAGCCATGTGCATGAAAGCCCGTGGGTGATGCTCATTCCATTGATCGTACTCTCAATCGGCACGGTGCTGGCTGGGTTCCCGTTCACTGAATTCTTTATTGGTCATCACCAGGACGAGTTCTGGAATGGGGTTGTCCTCAATCAGACTGACATTATGGAAACCTTCCACAACGCACCTGCATGGGTTGTGTGGTCGCCATTTGTGATGATGTCCCTAGGCTTCGCTACGGCATGGCTGTTCTACATAGCTCGTCCTGACATTCCAAAGAACCTCGCCCGAGAGCAGCAGCCGCTGTATCAGTTCCTGCTCAACAAGTGGTACTTCGACGAGCTCTACAATCTGATCTTTGTGCGACCTGCCATGTGGCTGGGCAACTTCCTGTGGAAGCGGGGCGATGGATTTGTCATCGACGGGTTTGGACCCAACGGCATCGCCGCCCGCGTGATGGACATCACGCGCAACGTCGTGAAGCTTCAGACCGGCTACGTCTATCACTACGCCTTCGCGATGCTGAACGGCGTCGCTGCGTTTATTACCTACTACTCGCTGATGGGGGCCAACTAA
- the nuoK gene encoding NADH-quinone oxidoreductase subunit NuoK → MAIGLGHYLTVAALLFTLGIFGIFLNRKNIIIILMSVELMLLAVNINLVAFSTQLGDLVGQIFAMIVLTVAAAEAAIGLAILVVYFRNRGSIAVEDVNLMKG, encoded by the coding sequence ATCGCTATCGGCCTTGGCCATTATCTTACTGTCGCAGCACTGCTGTTTACGCTCGGCATCTTCGGTATCTTTCTCAACCGGAAGAACATCATCATCATTTTGATGTCCGTCGAGTTGATGCTGCTTGCCGTAAACATCAACCTCGTCGCGTTTTCCACACAGCTTGGAGATCTCGTCGGGCAGATATTTGCGATGATCGTTTTGACCGTTGCCGCTGCTGAAGCAGCCATCGGCCTTGCCATCCTGGTTGTGTACTTCCGAAATCGCGGATCGATCGCGGTTGAGGACGTCAACCTCATGAAGGGTTAG
- a CDS encoding NADH-quinone oxidoreductase subunit J, whose protein sequence is MIVATIAFYVFAFIAVASAVMVIAARNPVHSVLFLILTFFNAAGLFVLMGAEFVAMILVIVYVGAVAVLFLFVVMMLDVDFAELREGFLQYMPFGALIGFILLLELLLVVGAWTIAPEAAALAASPTPILTDVTNTEAIGRVLYTDYVYYFQASGMILLVAMIGAIVLTLRHKEGVKRQSIAQQVARTREQAVELKDVKPGQGI, encoded by the coding sequence ATGATCGTTGCAACGATTGCGTTCTACGTCTTCGCGTTTATCGCGGTGGCGTCTGCTGTGATGGTGATCGCAGCACGCAACCCTGTGCATTCGGTTCTGTTCCTGATCCTGACCTTCTTCAACGCTGCGGGCCTCTTTGTGCTCATGGGCGCTGAGTTTGTGGCGATGATTTTGGTCATCGTCTATGTGGGCGCGGTCGCGGTGCTGTTCCTGTTTGTGGTGATGATGCTGGATGTGGACTTTGCGGAATTGCGCGAAGGCTTCCTACAGTACATGCCGTTTGGCGCCCTCATCGGCTTCATTCTTCTGCTTGAATTGCTGCTGGTTGTTGGGGCTTGGACTATTGCGCCTGAGGCAGCGGCACTTGCTGCATCACCAACACCCATTTTGACCGATGTCACCAATACCGAAGCCATTGGGCGTGTGCTGTACACAGACTACGTCTACTACTTCCAGGCATCAGGCATGATCCTGCTGGTCGCAATGATCGGTGCCATCGTGCTGACCTTGCGCCACAAGGAAGGCGTCAAACGTCAATCTATTGCGCAGCAGGTTGCCCGCACACGTGAGCAGGCCGTCGAGCTCAAAGATGTAAAACCGGGCCAGGGCATTTAG
- the nuoI gene encoding NADH-quinone oxidoreductase subunit NuoI, giving the protein MAWLDQSARSLFLTEFVSSFFLALRYMGKPKPTLNYPFEKGPISPRFRGEHALRRYPNGEERCIACKLCEAICPAQAITIEAAPRGNDGTRRTTRYDIDMVKCIYCGFCQEACPVDAIVEGPNFEFATETREELMYDKARLLSNGDRWEREISKNMELDAPYR; this is encoded by the coding sequence ATGGCATGGCTAGATCAGTCCGCCCGGTCACTCTTCCTGACCGAGTTTGTGTCGAGTTTCTTCCTGGCGCTGCGCTATATGGGCAAGCCGAAGCCGACACTGAACTACCCGTTCGAGAAGGGGCCTATCTCTCCACGTTTTCGGGGAGAACATGCGTTGCGTCGCTACCCGAACGGCGAAGAGCGATGTATTGCCTGCAAACTGTGTGAGGCCATTTGCCCGGCCCAGGCCATCACCATTGAAGCCGCACCGCGCGGGAATGACGGTACTCGTCGCACCACGCGCTACGACATTGACATGGTGAAGTGTATTTATTGCGGCTTCTGCCAGGAAGCCTGTCCGGTGGATGCAATCGTGGAAGGGCCAAACTTCGAGTTTGCGACCGAGACACGTGAAGAGCTGATGTATGACAAGGCCCGTTTGCTGAGTAACGGTGACCGCTGGGAACGTGAGATTTCGAAGAACATGGAATTGGATGCGCCGTACCGTTAA